In Halobacteriovorax sp. HLS, one DNA window encodes the following:
- a CDS encoding CpaF family protein gives MEKENTVWKLVSDLNTKKGITEIVINGPKSIFVERGGQFIQLNFTITKQDINQFISEVAEYNKKVCNAENPILDGNLPDGSRINVITEPFASGFPSISIRKYIRSIVDFDSSPGIFGIDPKWIEFLKAAVSARMNIIVSGGTGVGKTTFMNLLLKEISPAERVVTIEDTLELSLDIPNIVRLEAGSKIQSSDLSVRDLVKNTLRMRPDRIILGEIRGGEFFDLLQAMNTGHDGSMTSLHSSSATECINRMETLFLMSGYDVPYHVVRKQMSTAIDLILQISRDREGKRILKTVQEVTGMEGSNILSQTICTYEDGKLVSTGITPKNMDKLHHMGALPMDFFNN, from the coding sequence ATGGAAAAAGAAAATACGGTTTGGAAATTAGTTAGTGACTTAAATACGAAAAAAGGCATAACTGAGATAGTTATTAATGGGCCAAAGAGTATTTTTGTCGAAAGAGGTGGTCAGTTTATTCAATTAAATTTCACTATAACTAAACAGGACATCAATCAATTCATTAGTGAAGTTGCTGAATATAATAAGAAAGTTTGTAATGCGGAAAATCCAATATTAGACGGAAATCTTCCTGATGGCTCTAGGATTAACGTTATAACTGAACCATTTGCAAGTGGGTTTCCTTCAATTTCTATTCGTAAGTATATTCGAAGTATCGTTGACTTTGATTCAAGTCCTGGAATATTTGGAATTGATCCGAAGTGGATCGAGTTTTTAAAGGCCGCCGTATCGGCCAGAATGAATATAATTGTCTCGGGTGGAACGGGTGTTGGTAAGACAACATTTATGAATCTACTATTAAAAGAAATAAGTCCTGCCGAAAGAGTTGTAACAATAGAAGATACGTTGGAACTTAGTCTTGATATCCCAAATATAGTTAGGCTCGAAGCTGGTAGTAAGATTCAGTCCTCTGACTTATCAGTACGGGATCTTGTAAAAAATACTCTTAGAATGCGACCTGATAGAATAATCTTAGGGGAGATTCGTGGTGGAGAGTTCTTCGACTTACTACAGGCGATGAATACTGGTCATGATGGAAGTATGACTTCTCTTCACTCGAGCTCAGCTACAGAATGTATCAACAGAATGGAAACTCTATTTCTAATGTCTGGCTATGATGTTCCTTATCATGTGGTGAGAAAGCAGATGAGTACTGCAATTGATCTCATCTTACAGATTTCTAGAGACCGTGAAGGGAAGAGAATTCTTAAGACAGTTCAAGAGGTGACAGGAATGGAAGGGAGTAATATTCTTTCTCAAACTATTTGTACTTATGAAGATGGAAAGCTTGTTTCTACAGGGATTACCCCTAAGAATATGGATAAGCTCCACCATATGGGAGCTCTTCCAATGGACTTTTTTAATAATTAA
- a CDS encoding cyclic nucleotide-binding domain-containing protein produces MNTKDDYLKISKELITKIKKISSPHCYSTQSKLFYEGQTPIVAYLLLNGYIHLTKNNKIKGILDPGTLLGFKELMNNEAVDMDAEILPNTEVCFLDRSTILEILNHKEQDDELQEFFSSLIAV; encoded by the coding sequence ATGAATACTAAAGATGATTACCTTAAAATTTCAAAAGAACTCATAACTAAGATTAAGAAAATTAGTAGCCCACACTGCTACTCAACCCAATCAAAGCTTTTCTATGAAGGGCAGACCCCAATTGTCGCTTACTTACTTCTAAACGGATATATTCACCTTACCAAGAATAATAAAATAAAAGGAATACTTGACCCGGGGACTCTACTTGGGTTTAAAGAATTAATGAATAATGAAGCAGTAGATATGGACGCTGAAATTCTTCCTAATACTGAAGTTTGCTTCTTAGATCGCAGTACAATACTAGAAATTCTCAATCACAAAGAACAAGATGATGAATTACAAGAATTCTTTAGTAGTCTCATTGCGGTATAA
- a CDS encoding S8 family peptidase, with product MKKTLILCLLSLQTFANDPLSSLQWALENNAQPIFRSTGELTREFVRGVKGEDLDLPKDLVLTKNKTIVAVIDSGVDIEHPDLKDNIWTNPKCNELTLEQRADQDCHGWNFLDGNNDLIDEIGHGTHVAGIIAATSNNGIGIKGVASQNALIMPLKILNPKVNSFVYDKKVITNIIADAIAYAIKNGAQVINLSLGWPKLIHTKKVRFAIDQAIAKNIAVVVASGNNNKKIPVYPCAYDEVICVGAMDNKGNIPEFSNFGAKVDVIAPGEGIISTYPRNLESRLLRIPGYEIKKGSSQAAPYVSGLIALDKSRNSDLSLDEIKQRLFTGARKIEGQKIIKYGKVSFTGYESVVLEDGHPEFNLKGLSEVVINEDGRFSFSLPVRALVKDIPSLNFKVTLGHQGNTLFEQSFDKVKVLNSKHREIRVTGTLDNFSIDSHIPMTIEFNEKSITHELAFVREVDKIDNKVTLTTNLPAKNLITIQSGRKFSRLQKVISTNYASKSFDYFYEIIGSPDTKVQIAKISSTDVLESVFTIPKVGKILNIVKNDFNFDGIDDYMIYSLGKKSENLILSYLTNDGAPLFNEYSHWTFPISGFEGLPFFNNEIKFDFLKVETSFMGAVKVPTFMKTWKMPEADNTLDPLDRIDSEFATKRPYYLLPKLVDGKVVLDIRTLSSYKFLEDFKKKFNVSSRDELYFDTIITQNLNAAKDAKLSAIVITGREFAKRYYEVVFSNTSEYEVKEIGLWGRSLESNKTLINDDLLSNERASFALIDRQKLRVQFWNNIETGDVLEFDTGSWGDLIIDVLNLSQNLFSKALFIESRYFIHLATNTGVKSKLPINRESSFPGVNFSETIKQVKVSNSEGNSSALLIDSSLIYGDRLYAMVYDNGEFSSPIYSSFKVPANCKHVDTLNSNDESTLLLTCLQKDGSATIELLKLEQRVE from the coding sequence ATGAAGAAAACCCTTATTCTATGTCTATTATCGCTACAGACTTTTGCAAATGATCCTTTGTCATCTCTTCAGTGGGCGCTTGAAAATAATGCTCAACCAATATTTAGATCAACTGGTGAACTAACACGTGAGTTTGTTAGAGGAGTTAAGGGTGAAGACCTTGATTTACCAAAAGATTTGGTTTTAACAAAGAATAAGACCATCGTTGCGGTTATTGATTCTGGTGTTGATATTGAGCACCCTGACCTTAAAGATAATATTTGGACTAATCCTAAGTGTAATGAGTTAACTCTTGAACAAAGAGCTGATCAAGATTGTCATGGATGGAACTTCCTAGACGGAAATAATGATTTAATTGATGAAATAGGACATGGGACACATGTCGCGGGGATAATCGCTGCTACTTCTAATAATGGAATTGGTATTAAAGGGGTCGCTTCTCAAAATGCATTAATAATGCCTCTTAAGATTCTTAATCCTAAAGTAAATAGCTTCGTTTATGATAAGAAGGTTATTACTAATATCATTGCAGATGCGATTGCCTATGCGATTAAAAATGGCGCGCAAGTTATTAACTTATCTCTAGGATGGCCAAAACTAATTCATACTAAGAAGGTTCGCTTTGCTATTGATCAGGCCATTGCTAAGAATATTGCCGTAGTCGTCGCTTCTGGAAATAATAATAAGAAGATTCCAGTTTATCCGTGCGCATATGATGAAGTCATTTGTGTCGGAGCAATGGACAATAAGGGAAATATTCCTGAATTTTCTAATTTTGGTGCGAAGGTAGATGTCATCGCTCCTGGTGAGGGTATCATAAGTACATATCCTAGAAACTTAGAATCGAGATTGCTTAGAATCCCTGGTTATGAAATTAAAAAAGGTTCTTCTCAGGCGGCACCATATGTATCGGGGCTAATCGCTCTGGATAAGTCTCGTAATTCTGATCTCTCTCTTGATGAGATTAAGCAACGTCTCTTTACTGGAGCAAGAAAAATCGAAGGACAAAAAATTATCAAGTATGGAAAGGTTTCTTTTACTGGCTATGAGTCTGTTGTTTTAGAAGACGGACACCCTGAGTTTAATTTAAAAGGTCTCAGCGAAGTTGTTATTAATGAAGATGGTCGTTTTTCTTTTAGTCTACCTGTAAGGGCACTTGTTAAAGATATTCCTTCTCTTAATTTTAAAGTAACTCTAGGTCATCAGGGTAATACCTTATTTGAACAGAGCTTTGATAAAGTAAAAGTTTTAAACTCAAAGCATAGAGAGATTCGTGTTACTGGTACTTTAGATAATTTTTCAATTGATTCTCATATTCCAATGACGATTGAATTTAATGAAAAATCAATTACTCATGAACTTGCTTTCGTTAGAGAAGTCGACAAGATTGATAATAAAGTAACTCTTACAACTAATCTTCCTGCAAAGAACCTTATTACAATTCAGTCTGGACGTAAGTTCTCAAGGCTTCAGAAAGTAATCTCAACAAATTATGCTTCTAAGTCTTTTGATTACTTCTATGAAATTATTGGTAGTCCAGATACAAAGGTACAGATTGCTAAAATATCAAGTACAGATGTTCTTGAAAGTGTTTTTACTATTCCTAAAGTTGGAAAGATTTTAAATATAGTAAAGAATGATTTTAACTTTGATGGAATAGATGACTATATGATTTATTCATTAGGCAAGAAGAGTGAAAACCTCATTCTTAGCTACCTCACAAATGATGGGGCACCATTATTTAATGAATACTCTCATTGGACTTTCCCTATTTCAGGCTTTGAAGGATTACCTTTCTTTAATAATGAAATTAAGTTTGATTTTTTGAAAGTAGAGACTAGCTTTATGGGAGCAGTTAAAGTTCCAACATTTATGAAAACTTGGAAGATGCCTGAGGCCGACAATACTTTGGACCCTCTTGATCGAATTGACTCTGAATTTGCGACGAAGAGACCTTACTACTTATTACCTAAGCTAGTTGACGGGAAGGTTGTCCTAGATATTAGAACTCTTTCTTCTTACAAGTTTTTAGAGGACTTTAAAAAGAAGTTTAATGTATCTTCACGAGATGAATTATATTTTGACACAATTATAACGCAAAATTTAAATGCTGCTAAGGACGCGAAACTTTCTGCGATTGTTATTACGGGTAGAGAATTTGCCAAGCGCTATTATGAAGTGGTTTTTTCAAATACAAGTGAATACGAAGTTAAAGAAATAGGTTTATGGGGTAGAAGTCTCGAGTCAAATAAAACTCTTATCAATGATGACCTTCTTTCAAATGAGAGAGCATCTTTTGCTTTAATAGACAGACAGAAGTTAAGAGTTCAATTTTGGAATAATATTGAGACTGGTGATGTTCTTGAATTTGATACTGGAAGTTGGGGAGACTTAATTATTGATGTTCTAAATCTCTCACAGAACTTATTTAGTAAAGCTCTATTCATTGAAAGTCGCTACTTTATACATCTCGCAACAAATACTGGCGTAAAATCGAAGCTACCTATTAATAGAGAAAGTAGTTTTCCTGGTGTAAATTTCTCTGAAACGATCAAGCAAGTTAAGGTCTCTAATTCAGAGGGGAACTCTTCAGCACTTCTTATTGATTCAAGCCTTATTTATGGTGATAGGCTATATGCAATGGTTTATGACAACGGAGAATTCTCATCACCAATTTATTCTAGTTTTAAGGTTCCGGCCAATTGTAAGCATGTTGATACGTTAAACTCTAATGATGAGTCAACTTTACTTCTGACATGTTTACAGAAAGACGGTAGTGCAACAATTGAATTACTCAAATTAGAACAGAGAGTTGAATAA
- a CDS encoding LysR family transcriptional regulator, with protein MFIDTINLNLLRIFESVYRNKSMTKAAFELNMTQSGVSQNVKNLELMLGVSLFDRVKKRPIATDKAHQLYESCHDHLYGLNDALARTMGKEQDFAGQLTIALPSEYGNNIILPILKDFSNKYEKVNYKIHYGHAASINKMLLTGELDFAIVDSYGLDKEIKTVALSSEELVLCCSREYMNQNKGSSRIDRGFFESLKFISYMDDSPLVRSWFSHHYQFQNMQINSCATLLNAQGVAQLITLGMGVGILPIHIVDKLKESGQELHVFRAKTTALLNSLSMAYLESKTMSKAMHECIEFITKALKS; from the coding sequence ATGTTTATTGATACTATTAATCTAAATTTGCTGCGTATTTTTGAAAGTGTCTACAGAAATAAGAGTATGACTAAAGCAGCGTTTGAACTCAATATGACTCAATCTGGGGTTAGTCAAAATGTAAAGAATCTCGAGCTAATGTTGGGAGTGAGTTTATTTGATAGAGTTAAGAAACGTCCAATCGCTACTGATAAGGCCCATCAACTTTATGAGTCTTGTCATGACCATTTGTATGGACTCAACGATGCACTTGCTAGAACAATGGGTAAGGAGCAAGACTTTGCAGGTCAGTTAACGATCGCTCTACCTAGCGAGTATGGAAATAATATCATTCTACCAATACTAAAAGATTTTTCGAATAAGTATGAAAAGGTGAACTATAAGATTCATTATGGCCATGCTGCAAGTATTAATAAGATGTTACTCACTGGAGAGCTTGATTTTGCCATTGTTGATAGCTATGGCCTAGATAAGGAAATTAAAACGGTTGCCCTCTCTAGTGAAGAACTAGTTCTTTGTTGCTCCCGTGAGTATATGAATCAGAACAAGGGAAGCTCTAGAATTGATAGGGGCTTTTTTGAATCTTTAAAATTTATCTCATATATGGACGATTCCCCACTAGTTAGATCCTGGTTTTCCCATCACTATCAGTTTCAAAATATGCAAATAAATTCCTGCGCAACTTTGCTGAATGCCCAAGGGGTTGCTCAGCTTATAACTCTTGGCATGGGAGTTGGTATTTTACCCATTCACATTGTTGATAAGCTAAAAGAAAGTGGGCAGGAGTTACATGTTTTTAGAGCAAAAACAACTGCGCTATTAAACTCATTGAGCATGGCCTATCTCGAGTCTAAAACTATGAGTAAGGCGATGCATGAGTGTATTGAGTTTATTACAAAGGCCTTAAAGTCTTAA
- a CDS encoding universal stress protein, with protein MKNVVICCSLEDENIELIKTLKGNPLLENAKLHFVHIFEIHVYTSDFSPYIFPSEDKYPEIEKATKEILSGVAKEVCTADELKNSQIENYFAYSPKQKISDYLTEVDADLVIVASKQKHGIEGLFSSSFTDHLVKYSACDIHVLRPPRS; from the coding sequence ATGAAAAACGTCGTAATTTGCTGCTCGCTCGAAGATGAGAATATTGAGCTTATTAAAACTCTAAAAGGGAATCCTTTACTAGAAAATGCGAAGCTTCACTTCGTACATATTTTCGAGATTCATGTCTATACGTCTGACTTTTCTCCTTATATTTTTCCTTCGGAAGATAAATATCCAGAGATAGAAAAAGCAACAAAAGAAATTCTCTCAGGTGTCGCAAAAGAAGTTTGCACTGCCGATGAACTAAAGAACTCACAAATAGAGAACTACTTTGCTTATAGTCCAAAACAAAAAATTAGTGACTACCTAACTGAAGTCGACGCTGATCTAGTCATTGTTGCTTCAAAACAAAAACATGGAATCGAAGGACTATTTTCAAGTTCTTTTACAGACCACTTAGTTAAATATTCGGCATGTGATATTCATGTACTAAGACCACCGAGAAGCTAA
- a CDS encoding DUF6178 family protein, giving the protein MTSDGSRLIQSILSEAESYSSLEIIESYIQQGQDLSNLPTQPLYVALKSLPTEVVASALGKFSSEQRQVFLDLDLWKKDDIDPESFHFWIETYSKVTDEKLKNEFLNSIEFSIFIKGRLSVWTFDVEDPMYPDHDNYFLTEDSLLLFEFEEDYPYVGELKQFIKDIYSEKGVEAAYQHLFMIVSDGFLSMQEDEYRFKKHRLNDLGFVDYYDALEMNNSFPSMSHVDHFIKSKVEITGELEAESLNQCLDKNAVIAFKNNFDSISDELSKLKNEKRVDFLQFNFTRLINATLTLSDALKDGSVAMTRVGRETANTIKLGLNYIKNLSEQSEQGVFSKFDFVDIYRVGRSLIYLTQKTIKKSYAQSGFNSDNDAFLGEIFSTTIENSFYGEVKYIENRIENKSTLVESYSSFLSWEKEVQLLNSTLPFIQSFYKTFQELKEAGQLMDNYYLNFDVADIDFESLILSTFINFCNKSIQENSGMKIGVTISELRDFSKRFIQQEAILQSKAIEFKNTFGLSVIDGFENYIEDIIKYHLSGYDLEELDSSEFKHVGGPLILQDQ; this is encoded by the coding sequence ATGACAAGTGATGGATCTAGACTTATTCAGAGCATTTTAAGTGAGGCGGAATCTTATTCAAGCCTTGAGATCATTGAATCTTATATTCAACAAGGACAGGACCTTTCAAACTTACCAACTCAACCTCTCTATGTTGCATTAAAGTCACTTCCAACTGAAGTTGTGGCCAGTGCTCTTGGAAAATTTAGCTCTGAACAAAGACAAGTATTTCTAGATTTAGACCTTTGGAAAAAAGATGATATTGATCCTGAATCTTTCCATTTTTGGATTGAGACTTACTCTAAAGTCACAGATGAAAAGCTCAAGAATGAATTTTTAAACAGTATTGAATTTTCAATTTTTATAAAAGGAAGACTTAGTGTTTGGACCTTTGATGTTGAAGATCCAATGTATCCTGATCATGATAATTACTTTTTAACAGAAGACAGTCTACTCTTATTTGAGTTTGAAGAAGACTATCCTTATGTGGGAGAGCTTAAGCAGTTTATTAAAGATATCTATTCCGAAAAGGGTGTTGAAGCTGCTTATCAGCATCTATTTATGATTGTCTCCGACGGTTTCTTGTCTATGCAAGAAGACGAGTACCGCTTTAAAAAGCACAGATTAAATGACTTAGGTTTCGTTGACTACTATGATGCCCTTGAGATGAATAATTCCTTTCCTAGTATGTCCCATGTTGATCACTTCATAAAGAGTAAGGTTGAAATTACAGGGGAGCTAGAAGCAGAGAGTTTAAATCAATGTCTTGATAAAAATGCTGTTATTGCTTTTAAGAATAACTTTGATTCTATCTCTGATGAGCTGTCGAAATTGAAGAATGAAAAACGTGTAGATTTTCTGCAGTTTAATTTTACTCGTTTAATAAATGCGACGCTCACTCTAAGCGATGCTTTAAAAGATGGTAGTGTTGCCATGACAAGAGTGGGACGCGAAACTGCTAACACAATAAAACTTGGCCTTAACTATATTAAGAATTTGTCCGAGCAAAGTGAGCAAGGGGTATTTTCTAAATTTGACTTTGTCGATATCTATAGAGTTGGAAGATCATTAATTTATCTAACACAGAAGACAATAAAGAAGTCCTATGCTCAAAGTGGCTTCAATAGTGATAATGATGCTTTTCTTGGAGAGATTTTTTCTACGACTATTGAAAATTCTTTCTATGGAGAAGTGAAGTATATCGAAAATAGAATTGAAAATAAGAGTACTTTAGTTGAAAGTTACTCTAGCTTCCTAAGTTGGGAAAAAGAAGTTCAACTACTAAACTCTACACTTCCTTTTATTCAAAGCTTCTATAAGACCTTTCAGGAGCTAAAAGAAGCTGGCCAACTAATGGATAACTACTATTTAAATTTTGATGTGGCAGATATCGATTTTGAGTCCTTGATACTTAGCACCTTTATAAATTTCTGTAATAAATCTATCCAAGAAAACTCAGGAATGAAAATTGGTGTCACAATTAGTGAGCTTAGAGATTTCTCAAAAAGATTTATTCAACAAGAAGCTATACTTCAGTCTAAGGCCATTGAGTTTAAGAATACTTTTGGACTTAGTGTCATTGATGGTTTTGAAAACTACATAGAAGATATTATTAAATACCATCTTTCAGGTTACGATTTAGAGGAACTAGACTCTAGCGAGTTTAAACATGTTGGTGGACCTCTAATCCTTCAAGATCAATAG
- a CDS encoding Crp/Fnr family transcriptional regulator, translating to MKSQTKCESCPSNGQGIFCELEELALSDIDKHKVTNKYKKGQTLFVQGNHPFGIYCISKGNVKVTKVGPDGKESIVRICQGGDILGHRSLFTEEHYTATATAMEESEVCFIDKKYILKMIEEKPTVSLNIINKLSKDMGSAETKLSSFHQKNVRERLAELLLVLKKTHGTELADGKVKLDIKLTREEMATMIGTANETLIRFISEFKDEGLIEQDGKTLIIVKEEELLEWANLSY from the coding sequence ATGAAATCTCAAACGAAATGTGAGAGCTGTCCATCTAACGGTCAAGGTATCTTTTGCGAACTTGAAGAGCTCGCCCTATCTGATATTGATAAGCACAAAGTCACTAATAAGTACAAGAAGGGACAAACCCTCTTTGTACAAGGAAATCACCCATTTGGAATTTACTGTATTTCAAAAGGTAATGTGAAAGTTACCAAAGTTGGTCCTGATGGTAAGGAATCTATCGTTAGAATTTGCCAAGGTGGAGATATCCTAGGTCATAGATCTCTATTTACTGAAGAGCACTACACTGCAACTGCAACGGCCATGGAAGAAAGTGAAGTTTGCTTTATTGATAAGAAATATATCCTAAAAATGATTGAAGAAAAACCAACTGTTTCTCTTAATATCATCAACAAGCTATCTAAAGATATGGGTTCAGCTGAGACAAAGCTAAGCTCTTTTCACCAGAAAAATGTTAGAGAAAGACTAGCAGAGCTACTACTTGTTCTAAAAAAGACTCATGGGACAGAATTAGCCGATGGAAAAGTGAAGCTAGATATTAAGCTTACTCGTGAAGAAATGGCCACTATGATTGGAACGGCAAACGAAACTCTAATTAGATTTATTTCTGAATTTAAGGACGAAGGTCTAATCGAACAAGACGGCAAGACTCTAATTATAGTTAAAGAAGAAGAACTTCTTGAATGGGCAAACTTGTCATATTAA
- a CDS encoding heavy metal translocating P-type ATPase, giving the protein MPKESIKDISSKLSSKCTHCNEVTNNPIHDGDVLFCCYGCQTVYQALKEKNLLTYYKLREQSGDNTASPVPNTQSIDFNYLNEEKFQSEFLKATPQGLEAKFYLEGIHCIACVWLLEKTPTFINGILSSRVQLGLSTVDLVVEPGADLAEIAQEFVKMGYRPHPVKSSDEITKLQNKEDRLKLIQIGVAAACSANIMLYSVAIYAGAGEIFSGLFGWVSFFLSLPILLFSAIPFYKSSISALKSKSVNIDIPISTAIIIGTFSGLYNLAVGSNHFYFDSIAILVFLLLSSRFVVHKILQSGLNTRGLKSLFNQGPVLRLNSKTNKYESVHSDYIVTNDILLIKKSQSIPCDSIILEGSSFINNSLINGESRPAEVNQGQLVYAGALNISDDLVIQVKKEFAQSTLGKIIEKVESTAGENLDLHSLTSKLSKWFVAGVFSLSIVSFLYFLSYFNLHIAIERTLALIIISCPCALGLASPLALAKAMNSAKRGGIIIKSEKSLEELARAKEVFLDKTGTLTKGNFDVVNVKVLKEIKNINELVYSIEKHSAHPIAQSLVNWSRTNTELVVSDLIEIAGKGITASINEHKYRIEKDLTNSSTNSTVNFFENDELCYVFTLKDELREDAPRLIKFLKNNKVTPTILSGDNLSCVSNIAAEINLPRSSALGDLSPEQKSEIVKSKKGTVMVGDGANDAIAMREAHVSISLRGAMDISLRASDIYLTKNPMLGLIELFSLAKRTYSSIKINLFISLAYNVLGVTLSLMGIVTPLFAAILMPISSLSVVLATLYNLRELKK; this is encoded by the coding sequence ATGCCTAAAGAGTCTATTAAAGACATTTCTAGCAAGCTTAGCTCAAAGTGTACCCACTGCAATGAAGTTACTAATAACCCTATTCATGACGGTGATGTGCTCTTTTGCTGTTACGGTTGTCAAACTGTATATCAGGCCCTAAAGGAAAAGAACCTCCTCACCTATTACAAGCTTAGAGAACAATCTGGAGATAATACAGCATCTCCAGTTCCAAACACTCAAAGTATAGACTTTAATTATCTCAACGAAGAAAAATTTCAGTCAGAGTTTTTAAAAGCTACACCTCAGGGTCTTGAAGCAAAGTTCTATTTAGAAGGAATTCACTGTATCGCATGTGTTTGGCTACTTGAGAAAACACCAACATTTATAAACGGAATTCTCTCTTCGAGAGTACAATTAGGTTTATCCACAGTTGATCTTGTCGTTGAGCCCGGTGCTGATCTAGCAGAAATTGCTCAAGAATTTGTAAAGATGGGTTATCGCCCACACCCAGTTAAATCTAGTGATGAAATTACGAAACTTCAAAATAAAGAAGACCGTCTAAAGCTAATTCAAATTGGCGTTGCAGCCGCTTGTAGTGCAAATATTATGCTCTACTCAGTTGCCATCTACGCAGGGGCCGGAGAAATTTTTAGCGGTTTGTTTGGTTGGGTGAGTTTCTTTCTATCTTTACCAATACTACTTTTTAGCGCTATTCCATTTTACAAGAGCTCAATCTCAGCTCTTAAATCAAAGTCTGTAAATATTGATATTCCTATATCCACGGCAATTATTATTGGAACATTTTCTGGACTGTACAATCTTGCAGTGGGAAGTAATCACTTCTATTTTGACTCTATAGCCATCCTAGTCTTTCTACTTTTATCCTCTAGATTTGTTGTTCACAAAATTCTACAAAGTGGACTTAACACACGAGGGCTTAAGTCACTTTTTAACCAAGGACCTGTCCTTCGTCTAAACTCAAAAACGAATAAATATGAAAGTGTTCATAGTGATTATATCGTTACAAATGATATTTTATTAATAAAGAAATCTCAAAGCATTCCTTGTGACTCTATTATTTTAGAAGGATCAAGCTTTATAAATAACTCCCTCATCAATGGAGAAAGTAGACCAGCTGAAGTCAATCAAGGTCAACTTGTTTATGCTGGCGCTTTGAATATAAGTGATGACTTAGTCATACAAGTCAAAAAAGAATTCGCTCAAAGTACCCTAGGAAAAATTATTGAGAAAGTAGAGTCGACTGCAGGTGAAAACCTAGACCTTCACTCTCTTACAAGTAAGCTTAGTAAATGGTTTGTTGCAGGAGTATTCTCGCTTTCAATCGTTTCATTCTTATATTTCTTATCATACTTCAATCTTCATATCGCAATTGAGAGAACATTAGCACTTATTATCATTTCATGTCCTTGTGCTCTAGGCCTAGCTTCACCTCTTGCGCTAGCTAAGGCCATGAATAGTGCAAAACGAGGCGGCATTATTATTAAGTCTGAAAAATCTTTAGAAGAGCTGGCCCGTGCAAAAGAAGTATTCTTAGACAAGACCGGAACATTAACTAAAGGAAATTTTGATGTTGTAAATGTTAAAGTTCTAAAAGAGATTAAGAATATCAATGAATTGGTTTACTCAATAGAGAAGCACTCTGCTCATCCGATAGCCCAGTCACTTGTAAACTGGTCAAGAACAAATACTGAATTAGTAGTTTCAGACCTCATTGAAATAGCAGGAAAAGGTATCACTGCTTCTATAAATGAACATAAATATAGAATCGAAAAGGATTTAACAAATAGTTCAACAAACTCTACTGTAAACTTTTTTGAAAATGATGAGCTCTGCTATGTATTCACTTTAAAAGATGAACTAAGAGAAGATGCTCCTAGGCTTATTAAGTTTCTCAAGAATAATAAAGTAACCCCAACTATACTCTCCGGAGATAATCTTTCGTGCGTAAGTAATATTGCAGCGGAAATAAATCTGCCACGAAGTAGTGCTCTTGGAGACCTAAGTCCTGAACAAAAGTCTGAAATAGTTAAATCTAAAAAAGGTACTGTCATGGTTGGCGACGGTGCTAATGACGCTATTGCGATGAGAGAAGCACATGTTTCAATCTCTCTACGAGGAGCAATGGATATAAGCCTTAGAGCAAGTGATATCTATCTCACTAAAAATCCAATGCTCGGCCTAATAGAGCTTTTCTCATTGGCAAAGAGAACATATTCTTCAATAAAGATTAATTTGTTCATCTCTTTGGCGTATAACGTACTTGGTGTAACTCTTTCTTTAATGGGAATAGTAACTCCTTTATTTGCAGCGATACTTATGCCAATTAGCTCTCTAAGTGTGGTTCTTGCCACTCTATATAATCTAAGGGAGTTAAAAAAATGA